A region of Notolabrus celidotus isolate fNotCel1 chromosome 4, fNotCel1.pri, whole genome shotgun sequence DNA encodes the following proteins:
- the pkd2l1 gene encoding polycystic kidney disease 2-like 1 protein, translated as MKCLNNRAESHLTGQVECELDGKSIGAWVNQGFCSSPPPLAPAVGTVYNLQPQMDNMYRLDTPSPFPQGPPCTEQSLVRKQKGCCFFIKGLWGTTLTKNTSNNRELFIRTTLRELLVYILFLVDICILTYGMTSSSTYYYTKAMTDLFVTTASDSGVRFQSISTMADFWTYTQGPLLDGLYWTKWYNNQSLDSGDKSFIYYENMLLGVPRMRQVKIMNNSCKVHSSFQDEIVGCFDVYNEKKEDELSFGLFNGTAWTYHTEKEIKGSSHWGLLTTYSGAGYYQDLGRTKEESAAVLTDLIDNLWLDRGTRAAFIDFSTYNANINMFCVIRLLVEFPATGGAIPSHQIRTVKLIRYVTYWDYFILGCEMLFCLFIFYYAVEEILEVEIHKFLYFKSIWNILDIIVILLAVVAIAFNIFRTIKVDNLLDKLLEQPEIYADFEFLAFWQTQCNNMNAMNLFFAWIKVFKYISFNKTMTQLSSTLGRCAKDILGFAIMFFIVFFAYAQLGYLLFGTEVESFSTFIKCIFTQFRIILGDFDYDAIDRANRVLGPLYFVTYVFFVFFVLLNMFLAIINDTYSEVKAELSTQKDELQFTDIIKQSYMKTFSKLKLKKERISDVQKALRSGSGEIEFKDFRETLKGMGHADHEISEAFSRFDRDGNQILDEAEQERMKMELEKKRDALCAELNNLGKELLEKPPATFNEQRNHSDQTFVDEEKFLGLVQQVLHLESSVAGITARIELIMEKLGLQGNKAAEKQLGVKDSDEVALDDGVLICLDRDSSRRVGNTMYDYHM; from the exons AACTGGACAGGTGGAGTGTGAGCTGGATGGCAAGAGCATCGGGGCCTGGGTGAACCAGGGCTTCTGCAGCAGCCCTCCGCCCTTGGCTCCAGCTGTAGGTACAGTCTACAACCTGCAGCCGCAGATGGACAACATGTACAGACTGGACACCCCAAGCCCATTCCCACAGGGACCACCGTGTACTGAGCAAAGCCTGGTGAGGAAACAGAAAGGCTGCTGCTTTTTTATCAAAG GTTTGTGGGGCACAACTTTGActaaaaacacttcaaacaacAGAGAGCTGTTCATCCGGACCACACTACGAGAGTTACTCGTCTATATCCTGTTTTTAGTCGACATATGCATCT TGACGTATGGCATGACCAGCTCCAGCACGTACTACTACACTAAAGCCATGACCGACCTGTTTGTGACGACAGCCAGTGACAGTGGAGTCAGGTTTCAGTCCATTAGCACCATGGCTGACTTCTGGACC TATACCCAAGGTCCACTGCTTGACGGCCTTTATTGGACCAAATGGTACAACAACCAGTCATTAGACAGCGGAGACAAGTCCTTCATTTACTATGAAAACATGCTGCTGGGAGTCCCCAGAATGAGACAGGTCAAGATCATGAACAACTCCTGCAAGGTCCACAGCAGCTTCCAGGATGAGATAGTAGGATGTTTTGATGTTtacaatgaaaagaaagaggatGAGCTCAGCTTTGGTCTCTTCAACGGCACTGC ctggacctatcacacagagaaagaaatcaAAGGCTCCTCTCACTGGGGCTTGTTGACTACATACAGTGGAGCTGGGTATTATCAAGACCTGGGTCGCACCAAAGAGGAGAGCGCAGCCGTACTGACGGATCTGATCGACAACCTGTGGCTTGACAGAGGAACCAGGGCAGCCTTCATCGACTTTTCTACTTACAATGCAAACATCAACATGTTCTGTGTCATCAG GTTGTTGGTTGAGTTCCCGGCTACAGGGGGAGCAATCCCTTCCCACCAGATAAGAACAGTCAAACTGATTCGATATGTCACCTACTGGGATTACTTCATCCTTGGCTGtgagatgttgttttgtttattcattttctaCTACGCCGTTGAGGAGATTCTGGAGGTGGAGATACACAAGTTCCTTTATTTCAAAAGCATCTGGAACATTTTGGATATTATCGTCATTTTG CTTGCTGTTGTTGCCATCGCATTCAACATCTTCCGAACCATCAAAGTGGACAATTTGCTCGATAAACTGCTGGAGCAGCCGGAAATCTACGCTGATTTCGAATTTCTGGCCTTCTGGCAAACACAGTGCAACAACATGAATGCGATGAACCTGTTCTTTGCATGGATTAAG GTGTTCAAATACATCAGTTTTAACAAAACCATGACCCAGCTGTCCTCCACTCTGGGCAGATGTGCAAAAGATATCCTGGGCTTTGCCATCATGTTCTTCATTGTGTTCTTCGCCTATGCTCAGCTTGGATATTTGCTCTTTGGGACAGAGGTTGAATCTTTCAGTACCTTCATCAAGTGCAT CTTCACACAGTTCAGGATCATTCTCGGAGACTTTGATTACGATGCTATCGACCGGGCTAACAGGGTTCTGGGACCGCTCTACTTTGTCACCtatgtgttctttgttttctttgttctaCTG AATATGTTCTTGGCCATCATTAACGACACATACTCTGAGGTGAAGGCAGAGCTCTCAACCCAGAAAGATGAGCTACAATTCACCGATATCATCAAACAG AGCTACATGAAGACATTTTCAAAGCTGAAACTCAAAAAGGAGAGAATATCAGACGTTCAGAAAGCGCTGCGATCTGGATCTGGAGAGATTGAATTCAAGGACTTCAGAGAAACACTGAAAGG AATGGGACATGCTGATCATGAGATTTCTGAAGCCTTCTCACGCTTTGATCGCGACGGTAACCAGATTTTAGACGAGGCTGAACAAGAGAGGATGAAAATGGAGCTGGAGAAAAAGAGG GATGCTCTTTGTGCTGAACTCAACAACCTGGGAAAGGAATTACTGGAGAAGCCCCCAGCAACATTCAACGAGCAGAGGAACCACTCAGATCAAACCTTTGTGGACGAGGAGAAGTTTCTAGG TCTGGTCCAACAGGTGCTCCACCTTGAAAGCTCTGTGGCGGGGATCACAGCCAGGATTGAGTTGATTATGGAGAAACTGGGATTACAAGGGAACAAAGCAGCAGAGAAACAGCTCGGGGTCAAAGAT AGTGATGAAGTTGCCTTAGATGACGGTGTCCTGATTTGCTTGGATCGAGACTCATCGAGGAGAGTTGGGAACACCATGTATGACTACCACATGTGA